A genomic stretch from Eubacterium sulci ATCC 35585 includes:
- a CDS encoding internalin → MKKTSKRFLCVALSLVMVLIAIPSAVFAEEMPSEYKEQTKDNYWAELVWYKDSGFRAVIPSYLADYFAGSRVKWVNTLNYDYVTGFPNAGISSDPNLSEEVSETLNNLDMYAQDLPHREPRDPALNRWQGGKQWNPYNFNYSTDLLTKNITDYNVRGDITERGLSSTEVAKHNIGDDINLDFNLDMSLFKKMMNTILIAYINSEFPAYYMMKDNMPETAITQSDGQLVFVLDLPKGLESTDATEYKLSGIDGFDLSVTKENGGRRIVVKARLRAPANYEMLKDVFANIQKVNSVTLNINGLKVTSEVETNKNSTVTGYAYGAYENIFTTDNNAIINQDASAIENDDHHSFSRISTVFAAKQLASGKDEAGDPNKPELITYSLRVNQNKVTFIDDGNTHAVVNVASGKAIDTDSLTDQSMPADPSKAGYTFKEWNTAMDGSGTKFTGSTVVNYDTTVYAIYTKNAAPNKDKKPNKPVNPNTGDSSSLPPYIMLMGLAAGLAISVHMRNKIKES, encoded by the coding sequence ATGAAAAAAACATCTAAACGATTTTTGTGCGTCGCACTAAGCCTTGTCATGGTATTGATAGCAATACCTAGCGCCGTATTCGCTGAGGAAATGCCAAGCGAATACAAAGAGCAGACAAAAGATAATTATTGGGCAGAACTTGTTTGGTACAAAGACAGCGGCTTTCGTGCTGTCATCCCTTCCTACTTGGCAGATTATTTTGCCGGCAGCAGAGTTAAATGGGTTAATACCTTAAATTATGATTATGTTACAGGCTTCCCTAATGCCGGAATTTCCAGTGATCCTAATCTTTCTGAGGAAGTTTCGGAGACCTTGAATAATTTGGATATGTATGCGCAGGATTTACCACATAGGGAACCTCGCGATCCTGCACTTAACAGATGGCAAGGTGGTAAGCAATGGAACCCGTACAACTTTAACTACTCGACTGATCTTTTAACTAAGAATATAACTGATTATAATGTTCGTGGGGATATTACCGAAAGAGGACTATCAAGCACAGAAGTGGCTAAGCACAACATAGGTGATGATATTAACCTTGATTTCAATCTTGATATGTCTCTATTCAAAAAAATGATGAACACAATCCTCATAGCTTATATAAATTCGGAATTCCCTGCGTATTACATGATGAAGGACAATATGCCTGAGACAGCTATAACGCAATCAGACGGACAGTTAGTATTTGTTTTAGATCTTCCTAAAGGTCTAGAATCAACAGATGCTACAGAATATAAGCTGAGTGGAATTGATGGCTTTGATCTTTCCGTTACAAAAGAGAACGGTGGCAGAAGAATTGTTGTCAAAGCAAGACTTAGGGCCCCTGCTAACTATGAAATGTTAAAAGATGTATTCGCAAACATTCAGAAGGTTAATTCCGTTACTTTAAACATAAATGGTTTAAAAGTCACTTCCGAAGTTGAAACGAACAAGAACAGCACTGTAACCGGATACGCTTATGGCGCTTACGAAAACATATTTACCACAGATAATAATGCAATTATAAACCAAGATGCTTCAGCTATTGAAAATGACGACCATCATTCATTTTCTAGAATATCAACCGTTTTTGCTGCAAAGCAGCTTGCTAGTGGTAAAGACGAGGCAGGAGATCCTAATAAGCCTGAGCTAATTACCTACTCACTTAGAGTAAATCAGAACAAGGTTACATTCATAGACGATGGTAATACTCATGCAGTAGTTAATGTGGCATCAGGCAAAGCTATAGACACGGATAGCCTCACAGATCAGTCTATGCCGGCTGACCCAAGCAAAGCAGGATACACATTCAAGGAGTGGAACACTGCAATGGATGGTAGTGGAACAAAGTTTACAGGAAGCACAGTCGTAAACTATGATACGACAGTATATGCTATCTACACCAAGAATGCTGCTCCTAATAAGGACAAAAAGCCTAACAAACCAGTAAATCCAAATACAGGTGATTCATCAAGCTTACCACCTTACATCATGCTCATGGGACTAGCTGCAGGACTTGCAATCTCAGTTCATATGAGAAATAAAATAAAAGAGAGCTAA
- a CDS encoding tryptophan synthase subunit beta (catalyzes the formation of L-tryptophan from indole and L-serine), with protein MSNNTNNKAIPYKIYLHESEMPTHYYNVRADMKKKPAPLVNPATGKPVTFDDLKPVFCDELIEQELNDTDRYIEIPQEIRDFYKMYRPSPLVRAYCLEEKLQTPAKIYYKFEGNNTSGSHKLNSAIAQAYYAKKEGLKGVTTETGAGQWGTALSMACSYFGLDCNVYMVKVSYEQKPFRREVMRTYGASVTPSPSETTEIGKKILSEHPGTTGSLGCAISEAVEAATTTEGYKYVLGSVLNQVLLHQSIIGEEAMAAMKKYDIKPDIIIGCAGGGSNVGGLMSPFMGEKLRGEADYRFIAVEPASCPSLTRGRYAYDFCDTGRVCPMAKMYTLGSGYIPAPNHAGGLRYHGMSPIVSELYHQGEMEAVSYTQTEVFEAARDFARVEGILPAPESSHAIKAAIDEALKCKETGEEKTILFGLTGTGYFDLYAYEKFNDGVMTDYVPSDEEIEASLATLPNIEG; from the coding sequence ATGTCAAACAACACAAATAACAAGGCAATACCTTACAAGATTTATCTGCACGAGAGCGAAATGCCAACGCACTATTACAATGTCAGAGCGGATATGAAGAAAAAGCCAGCTCCACTTGTAAATCCAGCTACAGGTAAACCAGTTACATTTGATGACCTAAAGCCAGTTTTCTGTGATGAGCTTATCGAGCAGGAGCTAAATGATACTGATAGATACATCGAGATTCCTCAGGAAATCAGAGACTTCTATAAGATGTATAGACCATCACCTCTCGTTCGTGCATACTGCCTAGAGGAAAAGCTTCAGACTCCGGCTAAGATCTACTACAAGTTTGAGGGAAACAACACAAGCGGAAGCCACAAGCTAAACTCTGCTATCGCTCAGGCCTACTATGCTAAGAAGGAGGGTCTCAAGGGCGTCACAACCGAGACCGGTGCTGGTCAGTGGGGTACTGCCCTCTCGATGGCATGCTCATACTTTGGGCTAGACTGCAATGTCTATATGGTTAAGGTTTCATATGAGCAGAAGCCTTTCCGTCGTGAGGTTATGAGAACATATGGTGCGTCTGTAACACCTTCCCCATCTGAGACTACAGAAATCGGTAAGAAGATTCTCAGCGAGCATCCAGGCACAACAGGAAGCCTTGGCTGCGCTATTTCAGAAGCTGTAGAAGCTGCTACAACTACTGAGGGCTACAAGTACGTTCTAGGTAGCGTGCTAAACCAGGTACTTCTCCACCAGAGCATTATTGGTGAGGAGGCTATGGCTGCAATGAAGAAATACGACATCAAGCCTGATATTATTATCGGCTGTGCTGGTGGCGGAAGCAATGTCGGTGGACTAATGTCACCTTTTATGGGAGAAAAGCTCAGAGGCGAAGCTGACTACCGTTTCATCGCTGTTGAGCCGGCATCATGCCCAAGCCTTACAAGAGGTCGCTACGCTTATGACTTCTGCGATACAGGACGTGTTTGCCCTATGGCAAAGATGTACACTCTCGGAAGTGGCTACATCCCTGCTCCTAACCACGCAGGTGGACTTCGCTACCACGGCATGAGCCCTATCGTATCTGAGCTTTACCACCAGGGAGAGATGGAAGCTGTAAGCTATACACAGACTGAAGTCTTTGAAGCAGCTCGTGACTTTGCTAGGGTTGAGGGCATACTTCCTGCTCCAGAAAGCAGCCACGCTATCAAGGCAGCAATCGACGAGGCCCTTAAGTGCAAAGAGACAGGCGAAGAAAAGACAATTCTATTTGGCCTAACTGGTACAGGATACTTTGACCTATATGCTTACGAAAAGTTCAATGATGGCGTTATGACTGACTACGTACCAAGCGACGAAGAGATTGAAGCAAGCCTTGCTACACTACCAAACATCGAAGGATAA
- a CDS encoding oxidoreductase, whose translation MTENYLTSITPDSMSGLVFAFEGISNGLVLMNGPTGCKFYHSATSDNQMIRQPEFDPLEYPEFWYFGQPRVPSTFLDRRDYVYGSEDKLSEVIAFLEKEIDFDLLAIVNTPGAALIGDDIERIVRESSRDEKKIISIGSPGYSLPIWDGYIKACRILLEKFARNGKKLAGKTVNILGLSIFHRDFAGDKEELKRAFSLCGIDVNCFLCAGSSISEIENIPRADLNIVIDSLYGLDSAEFLSARFDMPYIVCDGLPVGFRAMEDLVSKVCDILRSDMSSYIEQSERARAKCFSHLSRIHTLTGRPKGVKFAVHGTLSQCLGYTDFITSYFGMSPDSISITETDALKDKILSSSELSAQETKLKDILKEYGSSEALEKNIFDTDAELVFADGQTIAMLRAKGKRFSGIEIALPSLGYIDVIEKSHLGMGGGLLLCEQILNGMLY comes from the coding sequence ATGACAGAAAACTATTTGACAAGTATTACTCCAGATAGCATGTCTGGGCTAGTCTTTGCTTTTGAGGGAATATCAAATGGTCTAGTCCTTATGAACGGTCCAACGGGCTGCAAGTTCTATCACTCAGCCACATCTGATAATCAGATGATAAGGCAGCCGGAGTTTGATCCGCTCGAATACCCTGAATTTTGGTATTTCGGACAGCCACGCGTTCCTTCAACCTTCCTAGATAGACGCGATTACGTCTATGGCAGCGAGGATAAGCTTTCTGAGGTAATAGCCTTTCTTGAAAAGGAAATTGACTTTGATCTACTTGCCATCGTAAACACGCCTGGAGCTGCGCTTATCGGTGACGATATAGAAAGAATCGTAAGAGAGTCAAGCAGGGACGAGAAAAAAATCATCTCCATAGGAAGCCCTGGCTACTCCCTCCCTATTTGGGATGGCTACATCAAAGCCTGCCGCATCCTGCTAGAAAAATTCGCAAGGAATGGCAAAAAACTAGCTGGTAAAACCGTAAACATACTTGGACTTTCCATATTTCACAGAGACTTTGCCGGAGATAAGGAAGAGCTAAAAAGAGCTTTTTCTCTCTGCGGTATAGATGTGAACTGTTTCCTATGTGCAGGCTCCAGCATAAGTGAGATAGAAAACATACCTCGTGCAGATCTCAATATAGTCATCGATAGTCTCTACGGACTTGATTCTGCAGAGTTTCTATCTGCGCGCTTTGATATGCCCTATATTGTATGCGATGGTCTCCCCGTTGGATTTAGGGCCATGGAAGATCTTGTAAGTAAGGTTTGCGACATTCTCAGAAGTGATATGAGTTCATATATAGAACAAAGCGAAAGAGCAAGAGCGAAGTGTTTTTCCCACCTCTCTAGGATTCATACTTTAACTGGGCGACCAAAAGGAGTTAAATTTGCCGTACACGGCACGCTTTCCCAGTGCCTTGGATATACGGATTTTATTACAAGCTATTTTGGGATGAGCCCAGATTCCATATCTATTACTGAAACAGATGCACTCAAAGATAAGATTCTAAGTTCCTCTGAGCTTTCGGCGCAGGAAACCAAGCTTAAGGATATTCTAAAGGAGTATGGCTCTAGCGAAGCGCTCGAAAAGAATATTTTTGATACCGATGCTGAGCTTGTCTTTGCAGATGGACAGACCATTGCCATGCTTAGAGCTAAGGGAAAAAGATTCAGCGGAATTGAAATTGCACTCCCATCACTAGGCTATATAGATGTAATTGAAAAATCACATTTAGGTATGGGCGGTGGACTTCTTTTATGTGAGCAAATCCTAAACGGCATGCTCTATTAG
- a CDS encoding NifH/frxC-family protein → MKQIAVYGKGGIGKSTLSANISAALSLNNKRILQIGCDPKHDSTKLLMRGLSIPTVLDYIKTKSPLEYRKSDILFEGFGKIGCIEAGGPKPGVGCAGRGIITAFELLETLHIKDNYDMIVYDVLGDVVCGGFAVPIRREYSDSIFIVTSGEYMSLYAANNILRGIQNYDESRPRLLGILYNSRNVKNEDDRVYKFAEAVKLPVFARIPRDDIFARAEKANVTVLELTQNEENPVADIFKDIAKRICEGTEHFAANPLTDDDLEALILSNEGAITKASHSASSSPNQEEEDTPSCSCESAEPCEACTGISSGQEESTSDYDAPYLSKNVIRDEPLHGCAFNGAMTMSSNLKDAVILAHSPKSCTYLSIQTISSAGRRTLFERGNILPSSLIPNVLSTDMTETDMVFGGSENLLATVKKILDSPEPPPAIVIVSSCPSGIIGDDIDDALSLSTERTKIVTVKAEGNLTGDYLQGMLMAYTSLAKQIIDRSVEKRERTVNIVFEKVVARNTEMNFQRLKTFLARMNISVNCRFLCNTSYASLRDFCSAKLNLLAYRDYTGKILEDFFIKEYGASFFEKQFPIGFKETSDWLLALGKHFDASDEAKSIISENEIIYQNRMKLVRPKLEGKKLMIITYNHELDWILNAALDCGMKIVKICVLNFSQDEGFRSSLSEIDGIEVVENYDRDERSSDIKRLKPDIILSNYEPVSEQSYITDTIPMCPDNGFFTGLEMVERWSRLFSKSKEGEWLNDRKLFDKYYSR, encoded by the coding sequence ATGAAACAAATTGCTGTATACGGTAAGGGAGGCATAGGAAAATCGACCTTGAGTGCGAATATCTCCGCAGCCCTTTCATTAAATAATAAAAGAATACTCCAGATTGGCTGTGACCCTAAGCACGACTCGACAAAGCTTTTGATGCGAGGCCTTTCCATCCCTACGGTTTTGGACTATATAAAGACAAAATCTCCTTTGGAGTACCGCAAAAGCGATATACTCTTTGAGGGCTTTGGAAAAATCGGCTGCATAGAAGCAGGTGGTCCAAAGCCAGGTGTCGGCTGCGCTGGAAGGGGCATAATAACTGCCTTTGAGCTCCTCGAAACCCTTCACATCAAAGATAACTACGACATGATAGTCTACGACGTTTTGGGAGATGTGGTATGCGGCGGCTTTGCAGTTCCGATACGCAGGGAGTATTCCGATAGTATTTTTATTGTCACCTCTGGTGAATACATGTCGCTCTACGCAGCCAACAATATACTGCGCGGCATCCAAAACTATGACGAAAGTCGCCCAAGACTCTTGGGAATACTATATAACAGCCGAAATGTCAAAAATGAAGACGATAGAGTTTACAAGTTTGCAGAAGCAGTTAAGCTTCCCGTATTTGCGCGAATCCCTCGAGACGATATCTTCGCACGCGCAGAAAAAGCTAATGTTACTGTGCTTGAGCTCACCCAAAACGAGGAAAATCCTGTAGCAGATATCTTTAAGGATATTGCGAAAAGGATATGCGAAGGTACTGAGCACTTTGCCGCAAATCCTTTGACAGATGATGATCTAGAGGCTTTGATTCTGTCAAATGAAGGTGCAATTACTAAGGCTAGCCACAGCGCATCTTCTTCGCCAAATCAAGAAGAGGAAGACACTCCTTCCTGTAGCTGTGAGTCCGCAGAGCCTTGCGAAGCATGCACGGGCATCAGCTCTGGCCAAGAAGAAAGCACTAGCGACTATGATGCTCCCTATCTATCAAAGAATGTAATCAGGGATGAGCCTCTTCACGGCTGCGCTTTTAATGGCGCCATGACCATGAGCTCAAATCTCAAGGATGCAGTAATTCTCGCACACTCCCCAAAGAGCTGTACCTATCTTTCCATACAGACGATAAGCTCTGCCGGAAGAAGAACGCTCTTTGAACGCGGAAATATACTGCCTTCATCTTTGATTCCAAATGTGCTATCGACAGATATGACTGAGACAGACATGGTCTTTGGTGGAAGTGAAAATCTTTTAGCTACGGTCAAGAAAATCCTTGATTCACCTGAGCCACCACCAGCCATTGTCATAGTAAGCTCCTGCCCTTCTGGCATAATTGGAGATGATATAGACGATGCACTCAGCCTTTCGACCGAAAGAACTAAGATAGTAACGGTAAAAGCTGAAGGTAACCTCACAGGAGATTACCTTCAGGGAATGCTGATGGCGTACACCTCGCTTGCAAAGCAGATAATAGATAGGAGTGTAGAAAAAAGAGAAAGGACCGTAAACATAGTCTTCGAAAAGGTCGTTGCCCGAAACACGGAGATGAACTTTCAAAGACTTAAAACCTTCCTTGCTCGCATGAACATCTCGGTAAACTGCCGCTTCCTATGTAACACAAGCTACGCTTCGCTGCGTGATTTCTGCTCAGCAAAGCTAAACCTGCTCGCATATCGCGACTATACTGGCAAAATACTCGAAGACTTCTTCATCAAAGAATACGGCGCAAGCTTCTTTGAAAAGCAGTTCCCTATCGGCTTTAAGGAAACCTCCGATTGGCTTCTTGCCCTAGGTAAGCACTTTGATGCAAGCGATGAAGCAAAGAGCATAATATCGGAAAACGAGATCATATATCAAAATAGGATGAAATTAGTAAGGCCCAAGCTCGAAGGCAAAAAACTCATGATTATCACATACAATCACGAGCTCGACTGGATACTGAACGCTGCCCTAGACTGCGGTATGAAAATAGTAAAGATATGCGTTTTAAACTTCTCTCAGGATGAAGGATTCCGCTCCTCTCTTTCCGAAATAGACGGTATCGAGGTTGTAGAAAACTACGATAGAGATGAGAGAAGCTCTGATATCAAAAGGCTAAAGCCTGACATCATCCTCTCAAACTACGAGCCTGTAAGCGAGCAAAGCTATATCACAGACACGATTCCAATGTGTCCAGATAACGGTTTCTTTACAGGGCTTGAAATGGTCGAGCGTTGGTCGAGGCTTTTCAGTAAATCAAAGGAAGGAGAATGGCTCAATGACAGAAAACTATTTGACAAGTATTACTCCAGATAG
- a CDS encoding metal-binding protein, with the protein MEVNMVNTTTENYKFFQHKDCEFFPCHKTNKPEDFNCLFCYCPLYALGDKCGGNFQYTENGFKDCTNCMFPHVRSNYEKILERYQDIIAVAARNSEKK; encoded by the coding sequence ATGGAGGTTAATATGGTTAATACCACTACCGAAAACTATAAGTTTTTTCAGCACAAGGATTGTGAATTCTTCCCATGTCACAAGACTAATAAACCGGAGGATTTCAACTGCTTGTTCTGCTATTGTCCTCTGTATGCGCTCGGCGACAAATGCGGCGGAAACTTTCAGTACACTGAAAATGGATTCAAGGATTGTACAAACTGCATGTTCCCACACGTGAGAAGTAACTACGAGAAAATTTTGGAGCGCTATCAGGACATAATCGCTGTAGCTGCAAGAAACAGTGAAAAAAAATAA
- the dnaE gene encoding DNA polymerase III subunit alpha (catalyzes DNA-template-directed extension of the 3'-end of a DNA strand by one nucleotide at a time. Proposed to be responsible for the synthesis of the lagging strand. In the low GC gram positive bacteria this enzyme is less processive and more error prone than its counterpart in other bacteria.) → MSFTHLHLHTEYSLLDGAARIDGVVKRAKELGMDSLAITDHGNMFGVIDFYKECKKQGVKPLIGCEIYVAVRSMKDKDPDLDRYQNHLVLIAENNDGYRNLIKIVSEGYINGYYYKPRVDKDVLRKYSDGIIALSACLAGKVQQRLLNKDYEGARAEALELDEIFGHGNFFLEMQDQGLEEEYLVNQQLLKLSEELDIPLVATNDVHYIRQEDAEAHDVLLAIQTATSIDDERRMRFPNDQFYLKSESEMRTIFSFAPQAVDNTAKIAERCNVEFTFGEYHLPEFVPPEGKTCAEYLREIVEAGLRDRYENIEPELVERMNYELDVIENMGYVEYFLIVWDFINYARNNNIAVGPGRGSAAGSLVSYCLKITDIDPIKYTLIFERFLNPERVSMPDIDIDFCIERRGEVIEYVKQKYGRENVSQIITFGRLKAKAAVRDVGRALNLTYAEADRIAKAIPFELNMTLEKALNISPDLRRMYDEDPSVKKVIDMAMRIEGMPRNASTHAAGVVISKLPLNEYVPLYMSDKGLATQFNMTTIEELGLLKMDFLGLRNLTMIRNAKSLIKENHGVDIDFSKIGYEDPKVYSMIADGNTLGVFQLESSGMTSFMKRLKPNCFEDVVAGISLFRPGPMDSIPKYIENKKNPDKIQYVTPKVAEILDVSYGCLVYQEQVMQIVRDLAGYSYGRSDLVRRAMSKKKADVMMEEKEWFINGKLAEDGSIEIPGCIRNGVSKEAAEAIFDDMVSFAEYAFNKSHAAAYAVLAFETAYLKRYYPVEFMAALMTSVMGDSAAISKYIANCREIGIEVLPPSVLESEHSFSTKEGKIRFGLMAVKNVGEGVVNAIIKARAGREAPKDIFEFVNNLDIKEVNKKAMESLIKAGALDCIDPNRAVLLAVYEDVMESAQQNARKNIAGQMSLFQLNSEEMGSGSVSGRLPDIANFDKATLLSLEKEMTGVYISDHPLNQYKDVIDRLATVNTTQLGSKSQSEEDGNMDGISEIQDGKELVIIGLIVGHRNLVTKKGQMMAFVQLEDLYGDVEVIVFPKTFENCAELLAQDNIIVLSGHADVAESGQAKIIAEHIVGIDEADRIIELVKSGRSNGRQSGGQRTSRAQDDSANASPNSQATSSHEGVKAISSASALTDAVKLRIPQSGEGISEAAKLEEKEVLSEISRIMARYPGDNQVLVYLRNGKIMLSQQALVRPSLEFAEEMAELLGHANVKIKHIANS, encoded by the coding sequence ATGTCATTTACACATCTTCACCTACATACAGAATATAGCCTTTTGGACGGCGCCGCAAGAATTGACGGCGTTGTTAAGCGTGCCAAGGAATTAGGAATGGACTCCCTTGCCATAACCGACCACGGAAACATGTTCGGCGTTATCGACTTCTACAAGGAGTGTAAGAAGCAGGGCGTTAAACCCCTTATAGGCTGCGAAATTTATGTGGCTGTTCGCAGTATGAAGGATAAAGATCCAGATTTAGATAGATACCAGAATCATCTTGTTTTGATTGCCGAAAACAACGATGGATACCGAAATTTGATTAAGATTGTATCAGAGGGATACATAAACGGATACTACTATAAACCGAGAGTTGACAAGGATGTCCTGAGAAAGTATAGCGACGGAATAATAGCTTTATCGGCATGTCTTGCGGGCAAGGTTCAGCAGAGACTTTTGAACAAGGACTACGAGGGTGCTCGTGCAGAGGCACTTGAGCTAGACGAGATTTTCGGCCATGGCAATTTCTTCTTAGAGATGCAGGACCAGGGTCTTGAGGAGGAATACCTCGTAAATCAACAGCTTCTCAAGCTATCTGAGGAACTTGACATTCCTCTAGTTGCAACAAACGATGTGCACTATATTAGGCAGGAAGATGCCGAGGCACATGATGTTCTTCTTGCTATTCAGACGGCTACAAGTATCGATGATGAGAGGAGAATGCGTTTTCCTAACGACCAGTTTTATCTAAAGAGCGAGTCTGAGATGAGGACAATCTTTTCCTTTGCTCCTCAAGCTGTAGATAACACTGCAAAGATTGCCGAAAGATGCAATGTCGAGTTCACCTTTGGTGAGTATCATCTGCCAGAGTTTGTTCCACCTGAGGGAAAGACCTGTGCAGAGTATTTGCGTGAGATTGTAGAGGCTGGCCTTAGAGATAGATACGAAAATATCGAACCTGAGCTAGTTGAGAGAATGAACTACGAGCTAGATGTCATTGAGAATATGGGCTATGTAGAGTATTTTTTGATAGTTTGGGACTTCATTAATTATGCGAGAAATAACAATATCGCTGTTGGTCCAGGCAGAGGCTCAGCTGCAGGAAGCCTTGTTTCATACTGCCTAAAGATAACGGATATAGATCCGATTAAGTATACTTTGATTTTTGAGCGATTCCTAAACCCTGAGCGTGTCAGCATGCCTGATATAGATATAGACTTCTGTATCGAAAGACGAGGTGAGGTAATCGAGTATGTTAAGCAAAAGTATGGCAGAGAGAATGTTTCTCAGATTATAACATTCGGTAGACTTAAGGCAAAGGCCGCAGTAAGAGATGTCGGAAGGGCGCTTAATCTCACATATGCAGAGGCTGACAGAATTGCAAAGGCGATACCATTTGAACTTAATATGACTCTTGAGAAGGCTTTGAACATAAGTCCAGACCTTCGCAGAATGTACGACGAGGACCCAAGCGTCAAGAAGGTTATAGATATGGCGATGAGAATCGAAGGCATGCCTAGAAATGCCTCAACTCACGCAGCTGGTGTAGTAATATCTAAGCTTCCGCTGAACGAGTATGTGCCGCTCTACATGTCAGATAAGGGCCTTGCGACTCAGTTCAACATGACAACCATAGAAGAGCTTGGCCTTCTCAAAATGGACTTTCTTGGCCTTCGTAACCTTACGATGATCCGAAATGCAAAGTCCTTGATAAAGGAAAACCACGGAGTAGACATAGATTTTAGCAAGATTGGCTATGAAGATCCTAAGGTATATTCAATGATTGCTGACGGAAATACGCTCGGTGTATTTCAGCTTGAGAGCTCGGGAATGACCTCATTCATGAAGAGACTAAAGCCGAACTGCTTTGAGGATGTAGTTGCCGGAATTTCACTGTTTAGACCAGGTCCAATGGACTCGATTCCAAAGTATATAGAGAACAAGAAAAATCCAGATAAGATTCAGTATGTAACGCCAAAGGTTGCAGAGATTTTAGATGTCAGCTACGGCTGCCTCGTCTATCAGGAGCAGGTAATGCAGATAGTTCGTGACCTTGCAGGCTACAGCTACGGAAGATCTGACCTCGTTCGTCGTGCCATGAGTAAGAAGAAAGCCGACGTTATGATGGAGGAGAAGGAGTGGTTCATAAACGGTAAGCTTGCAGAGGATGGAAGCATTGAAATTCCTGGATGTATCAGAAATGGTGTATCAAAGGAAGCTGCAGAGGCCATCTTTGATGACATGGTTTCATTTGCTGAGTACGCCTTCAACAAATCTCATGCAGCGGCTTATGCAGTGCTTGCCTTTGAGACTGCCTACCTCAAGAGGTATTATCCTGTTGAGTTCATGGCGGCCTTGATGACCAGTGTAATGGGCGATTCAGCAGCTATATCAAAGTACATAGCAAACTGCAGGGAAATCGGTATCGAGGTTCTTCCACCTTCAGTGCTTGAGAGTGAGCATAGCTTCTCAACAAAAGAAGGCAAAATCCGTTTCGGCCTCATGGCTGTCAAAAATGTCGGCGAGGGTGTCGTAAATGCGATAATAAAGGCAAGAGCTGGACGCGAGGCGCCTAAGGATATCTTCGAATTTGTAAATAACCTAGACATCAAAGAGGTTAATAAGAAGGCGATGGAGAGCCTTATTAAGGCAGGTGCCCTTGACTGCATAGATCCTAATAGAGCGGTACTTCTAGCCGTTTACGAGGATGTGATGGAGTCTGCACAGCAGAATGCGCGTAAGAACATTGCTGGACAGATGTCTCTATTTCAACTTAATAGCGAAGAGATGGGAAGTGGCAGTGTTTCGGGAAGGCTTCCTGATATTGCTAACTTTGATAAGGCTACGCTTCTAAGTCTTGAAAAAGAGATGACGGGCGTCTACATAAGCGACCATCCGCTAAACCAGTATAAGGATGTGATTGATAGGCTAGCGACCGTAAATACAACTCAGCTCGGAAGCAAGAGCCAGTCTGAGGAAGATGGCAATATGGACGGGATCAGCGAGATTCAGGACGGTAAGGAGCTTGTGATCATAGGTCTTATCGTGGGACACAGAAATCTTGTCACAAAGAAGGGGCAGATGATGGCCTTTGTGCAGCTTGAGGATCTTTATGGAGATGTTGAGGTCATAGTTTTCCCTAAGACATTTGAGAACTGTGCAGAGCTTTTAGCTCAAGACAATATCATAGTTTTGAGCGGTCATGCCGATGTGGCAGAAAGCGGTCAGGCGAAGATAATAGCTGAGCACATCGTCGGAATAGATGAAGCGGACAGGATAATTGAGCTTGTTAAGTCTGGAAGGTCAAATGGAAGGCAGTCAGGTGGGCAAAGAACATCAAGAGCTCAAGATGATTCTGCAAATGCTAGCCCTAACTCACAAGCTACTTCCTCCCATGAGGGAGTAAAGGCAATTTCGAGCGCTAGCGCTTTGACGGATGCTGTAAAGCTGAGAATACCGCAAAGCGGTGAGGGTATATCAGAGGCTGCTAAGCTAGAGGAAAAAGAGGTTCTTAGCGAAATCAGCAGGATAATGGCAAGGTACCCTGGAGATAATCAGGTGCTAGTATATCTCAGAAACGGAAAGATAATGTTATCGCAGCAGGCTTTAGTTAGGCCTAGCCTAGAGTTCGCCGAGGAAATGGCTGAGCTTTTAGGCCATGCGAATGTCAAGATAAAACATATTGCAAATAGCTAA